CCACGCCAGTCGTGGCACGGCATCTGCATATGAGAAACGCATCACGGCGCTCCACAGTAGCGGGGCCCAATCGTAGAGGAGAAACGCCATCATGGGCATCATTGCCTGGCTCATTGTCGGTCTGATCGCTGGTTGGCTCGCTGGTATGGCGATGGGCGGCCGAGGCTTCGGCATTCTCGGCAATATCGTGGTCGGCGTGGTCGGAGCGCTGCTCGGCGGGTTCGTCGGCG
The genomic region above belongs to Chloroflexota bacterium and contains:
- a CDS encoding GlsB/YeaQ/YmgE family stress response membrane protein, whose translation is MGIIAWLIVGLIAGWLAGMAMGGRGFGILGNIVVGVVGALLGGFVGGALFGWDVTGFNLGSILLAFLGAVLFLLILRAIPGTQPFER